A region from the Triticum urartu cultivar G1812 chromosome 1, Tu2.1, whole genome shotgun sequence genome encodes:
- the LOC125534505 gene encoding E3 ubiquitin-protein ligase EL5-like: MHNVGNCHLLFLSSKSRLLASSAAMSTPQSGSPSPATTAASPVETSKHWAPHGPMLTACLVSINVLMILLVFFYFWRFFSVKRGPSSPGGADEEGSSTDSSPATSPRASRRLRDPDQPDIPSSLPVSVFDSSSEAAGMAAADCAVCIVEFRDGDLARLLPRCGHRFHAACVDAWLHLHSTCPLCRASVVAPVPAAAEPKNDSKDDGPECPV, encoded by the coding sequence ATGCACAACGTTGGCAACTGCCATCTGCTGTTCCTCTCGTCCAAATCCCGTCTTCTTGCATCAAGCGCCGCCATGTCAACGCCCCAGAGCGGCAGCCCGAGCCCAGCgaccacggcggcgtcgccggtgGAGACGAGCAAACACTGGGCGCCGCATGGCCCGATGCTGACGGCCTGCCTCGTCAGCATCAACGTGCTCATGATCCTCCTCGTCTTCTTCTACTTCTGGCGGTTCTTCTCCGTGAAGCGGGGGCCGTCTTCCCCCGGCGGCGCCGATGAGGAGGGGTCATCCACCGACTCGTCTCCGGCGACCTCGCCGAGAGCGTCTAGGCGCCTGCGTGATCCCGACCAACCGGACATCCCGTCTTCCCTGCCCGTGTCCGTGTTCGACTCCAGCAGCGAAGCCGCCGGGATGGCGGCGGCGGACTGCGCGGTGTGCATCGTGGAGTTCCGGGACGGCgacctggcgcgcctcctccctcGCTGCGGGCACCGATTCCACGCCGCGTGCGTGGACGCGTGGTTGCATCTACACTCCACGTGCCCGCTCTGCCGCGCCAGCGTGGTCGCCCCTgtgcccgccgccgccgagcccaaGAACGACTCCAAAGACGACGGCCCGGAGTGCCCGGTGTGA